The following are from one region of the Paenibacillus sabinae T27 genome:
- a CDS encoding Mov34/MPN/PAD-1 family protein, which translates to MTAFQGKLPPIWLKPSVYQALGKHLASALPHEACGVLLGAAAAGGMLIDNYVPMRNVAPNPLHTFVPHPADWISALYLSPPPVGLFHSHPRTLPKPSTADYDGLSGLDEHFAVYLIGAPGIEPEHPIHLNGYHIQRTRTGDGLRSISLIESKLQVLLK; encoded by the coding sequence ATGACAGCATTCCAGGGAAAATTACCGCCCATATGGCTGAAACCTTCCGTATACCAAGCGCTGGGGAAGCATTTGGCATCCGCTCTTCCGCACGAAGCGTGCGGCGTCCTGCTGGGTGCTGCCGCAGCGGGCGGCATGCTCATCGACAACTATGTGCCTATGCGCAACGTAGCGCCTAACCCGCTGCATACGTTCGTTCCACATCCGGCCGACTGGATTTCGGCGCTTTACTTATCGCCGCCTCCGGTAGGACTGTTCCACTCTCATCCGCGAACGCTCCCCAAACCCTCTACAGCCGATTACGATGGGCTGAGCGGACTGGATGAGCATTTTGCGGTATATTTGATTGGCGCTCCCGGCATAGAGCCTGAGCATCCCATTCATCTGAACGGTTATCACATTCAGCGCACCCGAACCGGAGATGGACTCCGTTCAATCTCTCTGATTGAATCGAAGCTTCAGGTTCTGCTTAAATAG
- a CDS encoding TlpA family protein disulfide reductase produces the protein MKLTKHRNLIITVIALLAAVFIFEQHLGKKNDADIPQNKALPAAQESLPAIGKAMPAENGPKVGHLAPSFTIRSEDGTAYTVGGPRDKAVLLNFWASWCDPCQKEAPELNKIAEKYRDTLDIYGINVTSYDYKANAKRFVKKYKLAFPVMFDLKGEVYAKYYGTVFPTNVLIDRSGVVSEIILGGLTAEEMDQKLKKLVRVQNE, from the coding sequence ATGAAGCTTACAAAACATAGAAACCTGATAATCACCGTTATAGCGCTGCTTGCGGCAGTCTTTATCTTTGAGCAGCATCTCGGGAAGAAGAACGATGCTGACATTCCGCAAAATAAGGCACTGCCGGCAGCCCAGGAATCACTTCCGGCCATCGGTAAGGCTATGCCAGCAGAGAACGGACCCAAGGTCGGTCATCTAGCGCCGTCCTTCACTATCCGGAGTGAGGATGGCACCGCATATACAGTAGGGGGGCCAAGGGACAAGGCCGTGCTGCTTAATTTCTGGGCTTCCTGGTGCGACCCCTGTCAGAAAGAGGCCCCCGAGCTGAACAAAATTGCCGAAAAATATAGGGATACGCTTGATATCTACGGCATTAATGTAACCAGCTACGATTATAAGGCTAATGCGAAGCGTTTTGTCAAGAAATACAAGCTTGCGTTTCCGGTCATGTTCGATCTTAAAGGTGAGGTTTACGCCAAATATTACGGGACCGTGTTCCCTACCAATGTCCTGATCGACAGAAGCGGTGTGGTTAGCGAGATCATTCTTGGCGGATTGACCGCGGAAGAAATGGATCAGAAATTGAAGAAGCTGGTCCGCGTGCAGAATGAATAA
- a CDS encoding exonuclease domain-containing protein has protein sequence MKEPNKGGGFWNNLRQGGMPSAIASIRGGETAQQTAQQMAFIRSLMREKRRPEVLHTPLSKLETVVFDLETTGFSSQHGDEILSFGAIKVVGDEIREEECFYTLVNCSTSIPDNITELTGITEEMCRKAPSLMDGLHNFMSFVGKRVLIAHASAHDKAFLNAALWKTSKVQLTHRVLDTMMLARWLEPSRSNYTLDELLAVHGIPIHGRHHALEDAKMTAKLWVSYLREITQRKQVETLGELYAYLSRT, from the coding sequence ATGAAGGAGCCGAACAAAGGCGGCGGGTTTTGGAACAACCTTAGACAAGGCGGAATGCCGTCTGCGATCGCTTCGATTCGTGGCGGTGAAACGGCGCAGCAAACCGCGCAGCAAATGGCTTTTATCCGTTCTCTGATGCGGGAGAAGCGCCGTCCGGAAGTGCTCCATACGCCGCTGTCCAAGCTGGAAACGGTTGTGTTCGATTTGGAGACGACGGGGTTTTCCAGCCAGCATGGGGATGAAATTCTGTCATTTGGAGCAATAAAGGTTGTCGGTGATGAAATAAGGGAGGAAGAGTGCTTTTACACGCTTGTGAATTGCAGCACCTCCATCCCTGATAACATTACCGAGCTAACGGGAATTACCGAAGAAATGTGCAGGAAGGCACCTTCGCTGATGGACGGACTTCATAACTTCATGTCTTTTGTAGGCAAAAGAGTGCTGATCGCTCACGCGAGCGCTCACGACAAAGCTTTCCTGAATGCGGCGCTGTGGAAGACGTCCAAGGTCCAGCTTACGCATCGTGTGCTGGATACCATGATGCTTGCGCGCTGGCTTGAGCCTTCTAGAAGCAACTACACGCTTGATGAGCTGCTTGCTGTTCATGGCATACCCATTCACGGAAGGCATCACGCGCTTGAAGACGCGAAGATGACGGCTAAGCTCTGGGTGTCCTATCTTCGCGAAATCACCCAGCGCAAACAGGTAGAGACTTTGGGAGAGTTGTATGCCTATTTAAGCAGAACCTGA